In Leptodactylus fuscus isolate aLepFus1 chromosome 9, aLepFus1.hap2, whole genome shotgun sequence, the genomic window CATTGTTGTCGTGTGTTTCTTATTCTATGTTGATTATAGGTTTAGAACCCCAGACCTTCTATTATATAGCTGGATTTGCCTTCCTATATTGCTTTTCTGTATCTTTGCACCTATGCCTTGTTGTATGCTGGTGTTACTATGGAGTGTACGTCCCTATGGAAGGGTTCAGCGCTCCATGCCTCATTCATTTCTGGTGTTTGCCAGTGGTGGGGGTAGCCATTTTGAGCGTGTTTTCTTACTTAGATTTGCAATTCAAAACAATGTTCAGTGAATTCCGGGATTTTCGGTTTCTGCTCTTGGCTTTTCTTCAGCTTCTGCTGTTTTTAATGTAAAGACGCTCTGATTTTTTTAACCGTTTAAGGGGCATATTCCTACATACAGGGACCATTGTTACTAGGGGGGGTGTAGGATGATCATTAGTAGGAGGATGTACTGTAGGATCTCCATTGGTTGACCATACAAAGTATTGTTAAGAACCTCCAAAAATTGGGGCTATAGATGTTATTTCATCTGGTCAGTTTATAGATGTTTTGCCATAGAGGATTCACTTCTGGATAACCAGaatttatgttatttttggaCATTTATACATTATAAATACTATATTTACCTATAAATCAATAGCAAGTAACGCAGAGCAGTCACCTCTCCCTCCATGTTATAGCATATTACACATTATAGGAAATCCCTTACAAGATATTCATTCTGGATTATTCCTCCTTATTACTATGTTATGctgttcctcagttattcctcctagaaatttaatAACTGTCAATTGGATGTTATCATTcccttttttaaaggggttgtccctataTCATGTAAGACCTGTTTCGCATGTATTTTCAGTCCATGAAATACTGACCATATCTTAGCTATATTTCCAGAACACAGACTGACAGCATTATGGTCATCTATGAGGCGGTGAGTCCCGTAGGATTACTGCCCCATTCATGTTCAGTACAGGACACTAGTCTGCCAGTGATGCAGTGACTATGATGCTGGGAGTCCAGGTCCCTGGGCAGGGTTCAGTTCAGGAAATAGAGACGACAGAGAGTCCATATTTCAGGGGCTGGGGTCCATATTTCAAGGGCTGGGGTCCATATTTCAAGGGCTGAGGTCCATATTTCAGGGGCTAGGGTCCATATTTCAGGGGCTGAGGTCCATATTTCAGGGGCTGGGGTCCATGTTTCAGGGGCTGGGTCCATATGTCAGGGACTGGTGTCCACATTTCAAGGGCTGATGTCCATATTTCAGGGGCTGGGGTCCATATTTCAAGGGCTGGGGTCCATATTTCAAGGGCTGAGGTCCATATTTCAAGGGCTGGGGTCCATATTTCAGGGGCTAGAGTCCATATTTCAAGGGCTGGGGTCCATATTTCAAGGGCTGAGGTCCATATTTAGGGGCTAGGGTCCATATTTCAGGGGCTGAGGTCCATGTTTCAGGGGCTGGGTCCATATGTCAGGGACTAGTGTCCACATTTCAAGGGCTGATGTCCATATTTCAGGGGCTGGGGTCCATATTTCAAGGGCTGGGGTCCATATTTCAAGGGCTGGGGTCCATATTTCAGGGGCTAGAGTCCATATTTCAGGGGCTGGGGTCCATATTTCAGGGGCTAGAGTCCATATTTCAGGGGCAGGGGTCCATATTTCAGAGCCTGTGTAGCCTTTGTGCAGTAGTGGATTATAATATTGCCTTTTTATGTTGCCTCTGTCTTTAATTTTAGTAGTGACCTGCAGGGTAATAGAATTTTATATGCACCTGTAAATACAAGCACAACTGCAACTATTCTTCCAATAAGCtagggggcagcattatagtgtTGGCGGTTCGTGCCTACTCTGGTAGAGCGAGGAGTCTGCCGCTCTTTCACAGTGACGCCCCCTCCTGTACCCAAAAACTGCCTTCAGCTATTCTCATCTGATCCTTGGGTTTAGTGCAATACCTGGAACATGTTGTATGCATTGCATGTACAATGTATAAACCCAACCCATTACTGGGAATTGGAAACAGGACTGACTACGTGGACAGCGTCAAACCATGCAGGGACAAACCCCCAATGTGTAACACCCAGTttataaatttctaggaggaataacagaggaacagcacaatagaGGGTTGTAACAAAAGTGATATCCGGAATTGTCATTTCATGAGGAATACAAGTATCTAGTAAAGCCAGACATGTCAGGAGCGATGACGGATCTGCTTTAAAGGAACGGAGTATAATAATATGACCTGACTATCACTGTCCTGTAAAGAAGTGCATGCGCGTCTAAACCCTATATACTCATCATATACTCTGTGTATAATAGTCTATTGAAGATTACAATCAGGCCTTAAGGGTTTCCTTATACAGTActgttctcggtacttgcagacagtttttgaaggagctcggcacagaggttgttcccaccatcttgaagaactaagcacagatctcctgtggatgtagacttgctccaatctgtctgtctcttcatgtaatccaagacagactggatgatgttgggatcagggctctgtgggggccggatcatcacttacaAATACCAATGAGACCTCGATTTCTCTTTTGTCCATTCACTTCATATTGTTATTGGACAAAACTAAACTGTTAACCCTTCTatgtctgaaagcattcttactttccaGTATTTTTCCATACCTACCtagaacttttgcacagcactgtatcaCAAACATTGCCTATGATAAGACGCACTGCCAATATGTGTCGCATCTCATTTTTGGGGAACCTTTGTGATTTAAATACCAATGTCACTTGCAATAACCATCTGGTGATGGCTGAATTTGCTTTGCCTACGTTGCCTATGGGATTTAAGGCCGCTTCACATAGTTATGGAACAGGCCTTAGTGTTTGGATTGGGATCAGCGATGGAAAACTACAGCGCTGAGCAGTAATTCATTCCACATTGCTTGCGATTTCCTCGTGAATCTCTGTGAATAGCCTTGCATTGTTCCTAGAGAGCCGGCATTGGGATACTGAACCTCGTCTTAACCGTTTGTGTTCTTTTCCCCTTTAGCACAACATCTTGCTGCAGCCATGTCCACTTCAGCCAGTGCACAGCTAAGCAAAGCGGTAAAGGAGAGGTATATGGACCTACCTCAAGGAGAAAGGGTCCAGGCTATGTACATATGGATTGATGGGACAGGAGAAGGCCTGCGCTGCAAAACACGGACCCTTGAATCTGAACCCAAATCTGTTGAAGGTGCGCAATAGTGTATCATTTATAACAAAACAAGGACATAAATATATACCGCCATTTAATGCTCAAATATAACATTAATATTCAGAGGGGTCCTTGACCACCTCCATTGTCTTTGCATCATGcattgattctggtgcagttggaattttttctctagtcctcaccgttcctgagcaattagtgttgttagtttcagtacctaatattctaattaggctctctactgtcaggtgggcagtctttAGCTGGACGAGATAGTCTGGGATCGCCcatttgacagtagagagcctacttATTGGGTGGCGAAATTAACAACCCTGATTGCTCAggtatggcgggggctagagaaaaaattccaactgcattggaTTCAGTGTGGCGGCGTCTATTTGAGAGCTggaactggtggaggtggtgaaaggacctctttaaacaCAATTGGAAATGTATAACTAGATAGTTTTTGCTCAACATAAACCAATTTCACATAAAATCAGACAACCATGGACTTATAAATGGTGAGGAAGAAAGTCATAACCTATGTCATGTCTCTCCTACAGACCTACCAGAGTGGAATTTCGATGGCTCTAGCACATATCAGTCAGAAGGATCAAACAGTGATATGTATCTGATACCAGTGGCCATGTTCAGAGACCCCTTCCGAAAAGACCCCAACAAGCTTGTATTCTGCGAAGTGCTGAAATACAACAGAATGACAGCAGGTAAGAAAGCAAAAAAGCTTGCAAGTCAATGTAATATCACATTGTGTAGCTGCTATTTATATAATGACACTTTACAATTGGAAATAGACTTGGCCGCCATTGTAAAAATTCCACAAGCTCCACAAGCAGCCAAATGGTTAACCTGTCCGTATAACTCAAGactggggcatattaaaggggttgtcctggaataTAATAAGGGTCTGGTTTTCCTTAATAGAAATAGTGCCACTGTTAGAtgttggttgtgtctggtattgcagttgagCTTTGTTAAGTTGAATGTATTCGTttccttacttgtatagcgccatcatattctgcagcacataaTAGATATTATCAGTCaccgtcccatatagggctcataatctatattccctatatgtcTTTGGAATCCGGTATACCCGGGGAaactcatgcaaacacggggagaacatacaaactccttgcagatgttggattcgaacccaggactccagtgctgcattaTGGTCATAGACAGGCTTATAGTGACCTACGCTCATCATAAATATACAGGACCTAGTGACAAATGTAGCTCTACAGCCTCGGTATTATTAGCCGTATTTGGACAGCTGCCCGGACAGATTGCCGCCTGTGTCACTAACCCAGTAGATGAACGTTGTCCTCAAACTACTCAACAGATGGACAATGCAGACTGGCCAGCTGTAAGGCTATAGAAATGAGTGCAGAGCGCGTGGTTAGCAGGAATCTGGAATTATTATATTTAATATCAGTTCTATGGAGATTGAAGCGGCTGAATATTAGCGCTAAATCTTGAGAGTGACTTATAAGAACTTTAATGTCTTTAAGATGGGTCAACACTGCCGGGCTGAAATTCATTTAGTAAGTTCAGGAATGTGTGTAAATGAAGAGTTTCTGCTGCTCAGGCCTTTttttcttagaaaaaaaatttgcaatcAATATTTTCCTGGAAAAGAAGCCAAGATTGACATGTAAACTGCTTGAAGCAGAAGGCAGGCCTGCACGACGCGGCGAGAATCTCCCTCAGGGCAGAGTGACTTTAATAAGGGAGCACTGAGTTAATAAGGTCACATAAGTTGACTTTACATAAGTAAAACATAGCTATATAGGCAAAGCATAGGCATGTAAGATCAACGCAATGGGGCAATTTATTATACTGACGGTAACTCATGTCACTTTGGCTTGTAGAAACAAATCTACGACACACTTGTAAACAGATCATGGATATGGTCACCAATGAACACCCCTGGTTTGGAATGGAACAAGAATATACATTGCTTGGAATGGATGGACACCCATTTGGCTGGCCCTCCAATGGCTTTCCAGGACCTCAGGGTATGTCCAAATAGATGTGGTCTTCTTATCGTAGAGTGTttgggttatatataatatatatatctgttgCCAATTTCCATATGTAATGTGACATGTGTTGTGTATCCAGAAAAAGGCATTCATCTTTGTAGTTAGTTAGAATGTTACTAATTTTCAACACTGTAAACCATTCATCTGAATATACAGGCACACCGAGGATGAGTAAAAATGGAGTGGTAGTGGAACATGTAGTTCAAAAATTATGAGACTGATGGGCATAGACTGATGGGTGTATCCAGAAAAAGGCATTCATCTTTGTAGTTAGTTAGAATGTTACTAATTTTCAACACTGAAAACCATTCATCTGAATATACAGGCACACCGAGGATGAGTATAAATGGAGTGGTAGTGGAACATGTAGTTCAAAAACTGAGACTGATGGGCATAGACATTGAATGGggcaggcctcctcttcctcactGCGCTTGTGCAATGTGGGCAGGGTACTCATGACCCCTAttagtgggggtcccagtggtaggGCCCTCAGTCTATAAAATATTCCCTTCATAGTTATGTATTATTGTAATCATACACATTATTACACATGTCCACTGTGTATGGATAAAGAAGCTATAACATTAGTATCATTGACTATTCCTGACTATTCCCACCTACGTGACATTATATAACATCGGGGTCATCTACTGCCCTGTATTTTACCATGTCGGTTAATGAGATTTGTTTCCCCTTAGGTCCTTATTACTGTGGCGTAGGAGCAGATAAAGCATATGGCCGGGATATTGTAGAAGCTCATTATCGTGCATGTCTATATGCCGGTGTGAAAATTGCAGGAACAAATGCAGAAGTCATGCCAGCTCAGGTGAGACCATCCAGAAATGGAAGCAATGGGTGAAAACATGTTTACCAGATGAAACTGGGTCACCATATGAATAGCGATTTCCAGGATGTCTTGTGTTCTGGTTGGATGTCTAATCATGGCCAGATGTTCTATGATGATAGCCCCTTATTATGTCGTCTTTTCCCTATCTCAGTTCCCTAAAGCGTTTTCAAACATCCTCCTTACAAACAACTGTGATAATTTTCTACGCTCCTAAGGTATTTTGAagatgttgtgtttctgcaaagtaAAATATGTTGTCCTTGTTTTATGCAGTGGGAATTCCAGGTGGGTCCTTGTGAAGGGATTGACATGGGAGATCATCTATGGATTGCCCGCTTTATCCTGCACAGAGTATGTGAAGATTTTGGAATTGTGGTTTCATTTGACCCTAAACCCATTACTGGAAACTGGAACGGAGCTGGATGTCACACAAACTTCAGCACGAAACGCATGCGAGACGAAGGAGGGCTCAAGTAAGTAAACGCAGAATTTAACAAGATCTAAATTTTCTTCCACCTTCGGGACTGACACCTATCAAGAGAATAAAATTCTTGGACGGCCTGATTCGTGGCCATCACACTCTCCATGTACTTCAATGGATGGGTGGCTCTACCCATCATAGACGTCAATGAAGTGACAGTACACCAGTACACCACTCAAGTGATGGAGAATGTGGTGGCTTGGAATCAGCTAATCCATTCTCGTGATAAGTGATGGTCCCCTTTAAATGATGTTGAAAGGCTCAATGTCTTGTTTTACAGTCAACTAACATTTCAATCTTCCTTTTTCCAGGTACATAGAAGAAGCCATTGAGCGCCTTTCTAAGCGTCATCCATATCACATTCAAAGCTATGACCCCAAGGGGGGATCAGACAATGCACGTCGTTTAACAGGTTTCCATGAAACCTCCAGCATCCATGAGTTTTCTGCTGGAGTGGCAAACCGGGGAGCAAGTATCCGCATTCCCCGCCAAGTGGGACAAGAGAAGAAAGGCTACTTTGAGGATCGACGTCCATCGGCCAACTGTGATCCTTTTGCTGTGACAGAAGCCTTGATTCGGACCTGCGTGCTGAACGAAACTGGAGATGAAGCTGTTCAGTACAAGAACTAGAGAGACGCGGCAGGCAGCCATAGCTACTACTTTGACTATGTTGACTTTCTTCCCCAGTTCTGTGGTTCCCATCACTCCTAGGCCTAAATCCTGTGTATCTCCATGACTTATAGTCACCAGACTGGGGCATTGCTAGTAATGAGTAGAACACACAGGTTTCTCATTATTTCAGATTAGTCTGGTTCTATTCtgtacaatttttcaattttattgtatctgttaaaaaaaaaaaaaaaattaatcggGAATAGCAGAGTATCCAAAAATATTGGAATAAGTAGTGAACTCTCTACTAGCCCTATAAAGTTTATATCACAAGGTACAAACAGGACTGGTCAACAAGTCACCAACCTTTCCCTCCAGTGGGTTGGCACCAAGTATAAATTGCTGGTATTGGTACGACTAGCGCTAGACGGAAAGGTCAATCCGTCATAATTGTGGGGGCTGTGCCCCCAAATCACCCTTTATTTGAAATGTACTGTAGGTCAAAAAGTAATATCATTTAACCTCTAAAGGGGTACAAAGAGATATAGAAGGGTCTATGGGGAAGTAGCAATCTGTCCTCTGCCTCGCTGCTTTCCGAGATAACCACTAATATAAGATACATGCGGGGATCCTCCATCCACCCCTAAACTTATACCAGGTACTCATTCATTTGACATGTTCTTAGCTCACCCTGCTAGCTAGTTGTAATTCTTGGAGCAGGCTGCTGTGAGATCAGTCAAGTGAGCCAGGGGTCACTTAATGTGCCAGGGCATCCATGGATGTCCTCGATCACACTAATGTTGTCTTTTTGGGTCCATATTTGTAGTATTTTTCTATTTAAGTGTACATGAAGTCTACATTGAGGTATGGAAGACGGGATGGTAATATCTATCAAGgtgttttcaaaaataaaaaaaagagtttaaaaaaaaaataatgtaaaaaaaaaaaaatcaaggtgcaAGTTGGTGCTAAACAAAAAGTGTGGGAGTGGTACCGATACATACGATATCGACATGCATAAGATATCGAATACAAGAAGAGGGGTGAAGGTGCGCAGACCTTGATAGATCAGAGGATTGACGCCAAGTAAACGACCTTGGTAACTTTTTGAAAATGGAGACTGTTACGAGGACATTTAAGACTTTCTTGTCCCATTACATTGGAAACAGGAGACCCGCGTCAACTTGTGATGTTTACAATTGTGTTCCGTGCATCTCGTCATTTGATATCCTCATCCTGTTTCTCTTTTATAATGGAGATAACTTGACGGTCTGTGAAATATGTAGGTCATTTTGAGCTTGTACAAAAACTGATTGTGTTTGCTGTATTAATATACACTTCCAAGGGTCCattgacacggaggaaaatggtgaggaatttggtgtggaatttcagcgctgaaaaaaaacccctcccattgaagtcaatagaaggcctaattttcagcgctgaaattccacaccgaattcctccccattttcctccgtgtcaatGGACCCTAAAGGTTTTGGTTCGATAAGAGCTGGGCTAATATTTAATCTTTGCTCTTAGGTTACATGTACTACACCACTACCTAACACGCACTGAAAGGTTCTACcagcaaataaaaaaatttcagtgctacgcaaaaaaaaacaaaaaaaaaaaaaaagagagagaaatttATTTTCCCATGAAATTTGTATGATTTATACGCGCACGTGCGAAGGAAACCAATTCCTCCATTTCTGTGGATGAGTCTCGGGTATTAATGGCAGGTTAggatttactgcttctgactggcaTATCATTCTGACATAGTCTGGTTTTTAAAATAGATTTTGGTtttctttttataataaaaaaaactaaatctggATCTTTGGCTTCTGTCTGTTCATTTCCTTTTTGGGAGGAGTGTCGGcggaaaatgacctattttgtTATGTTAAACGTGTTTTTAAAGGGATCGTCCAGGACGATGAGCTCCATTTCCTTTTCTtagggaagtgacatcacgtccattggtcacatggtcatgcagTAACTAAAtccctgagctgcaataccaagcacagccactatacactgtaaggtgctgtgcatGATAAGAAGAGGACACAGTAATCAATAGCATAGTATTGAAATgcccctttaagaattttttgGTGGTTCCTTTGGAAACTTTCCAtatcaatatttaaaaaaaaaaatcctaaaatgctTCCATTTTAATTCTGGACCCCAAGGCTAGGAAATTGTGTGGATTCCTATCGCCGCCTGGATTcgtgtacacacatatatatatagggaccaCCAGAAATAGCTGAGAAAGCATTTGGCTATCTTAGGTGGTCGCCATGAATGAATGGAGATGTGTGTTCTGCAACTAGGCACTCTGGTCGGAACTGGGATGGGATATACTACCAACAGCAAGTTATCCCAAATCCTTTGACTAGGGGTACTTGTtctaactggaatacccctttaagcacctaATTTATAACCAAGTGTAAGCCTCATCATAGATAAGGACATTAATGCTGACATTATAAGTGTAAATGGTTTCTGGGAGTTACTGTCACATTTTCCAGTTCACATTTGGCCAGACTGTCAAGCTTCACTTGAATCAGCACTTccgaatacacagtgatgtcatcctaaaaaaaacatacatggaGTATCATGACTCAAGAGATACTGAACAGCAGGAGGTGTGGCCATGGAAATCAAAGGTGTGGTTATGCAAATAGGCAACCTCTGGGCATCATGCAGTGGATCAGTGTATGCTATAAACAATTTATTAGCTAGTGAAAGTATAGGCctagaaaaaaaactatatttttaTCTATTGAACCCAGCCCTGGGCAAATACTCTGCTTTTGGCTCCATGCACATGGCCTTGTGCTCTATAATCATCAGAATGGATTGGAAGCTGCAATAGAGATAAATGCTTCTCAGAATGCACTTCTGATGTCACCCAACTATACTATGCTATAAATTCGGCCACACATTGGACACAGACTTGGTCGTGGGGTCTAACAATGATACAACACTACTCTGCAGCTTCTTGTGCTCTGCCAATGACTAATGAGAAGGAATGTCTTATATGGAACATCCACACTTGACGCCAGGTAATGTGGCTGTCAAAACCCCACAGGACAGTCCCAGATGCAAGTCATCTCCATGTGCTGCTGTTATCAGTGAAAGCCTCTTCTAAATAATGAATGTCACCGTCAAGTAGAGGGAATGTTGCAGAAGGTGTGTGGGATGCA contains:
- the GLUL gene encoding glutamine synthetase, with the protein product MSTSASAQLSKAVKERYMDLPQGERVQAMYIWIDGTGEGLRCKTRTLESEPKSVEDLPEWNFDGSSTYQSEGSNSDMYLIPVAMFRDPFRKDPNKLVFCEVLKYNRMTAETNLRHTCKQIMDMVTNEHPWFGMEQEYTLLGMDGHPFGWPSNGFPGPQGPYYCGVGADKAYGRDIVEAHYRACLYAGVKIAGTNAEVMPAQWEFQVGPCEGIDMGDHLWIARFILHRVCEDFGIVVSFDPKPITGNWNGAGCHTNFSTKRMRDEGGLKYIEEAIERLSKRHPYHIQSYDPKGGSDNARRLTGFHETSSIHEFSAGVANRGASIRIPRQVGQEKKGYFEDRRPSANCDPFAVTEALIRTCVLNETGDEAVQYKN